One genomic window of Blastopirellula retiformator includes the following:
- a CDS encoding Na+/H+ antiporter NhaC family protein, with product MEHHGWISLIPPLTAIVLALTTRRILISLFVGVVLGALLVRDGNPIAAGYTLVVEYLGANLMNTDKLKAFSFTLSMGAMVGLITITGGMRGLVERVLPWAQTRRGGQILISVLGLAIFFDDYANMLLLGGTTRSLADRLKISREKLAFLIDSTAAPVAGLALVSTWVAVEIDYIGEGLTNLPSDLGIEPIQLFLTSIPYRFYPLWALLFVFLVAGLDRDYGPMLTAERKRLEEEPSDDQLFDAPQETSGVTSHWLNAALPILTTVGMVTWWLYYSGSIAVQQAGIEPTWANIFGKASSYDALIYGAIAGNAVALLMILPQRIVPPPKVFWGMLKGAIAMTPALAILWLSGALAATTSDKEWGLGTGLYLADLTSGAIPLWLLPTVTFLVSAAMAFSTGTSWGTMGIVMPLAIPLTYNLMVGAELSPTDSPLLAAVVGTVLAGAIFGDHCSPLSDTTILSSQSCGCNHIAHVNTQMPYAVTVGVLTIVLGTIPVAIGFPIWPCHLLGAIALVAILLCLGKRQA from the coding sequence ATGGAACACCACGGCTGGATTAGCTTAATACCCCCTTTGACGGCGATCGTTCTGGCTCTGACGACCCGTCGCATTCTGATCTCCCTGTTTGTCGGCGTCGTCCTGGGCGCGCTGCTCGTTCGCGACGGTAACCCGATCGCGGCCGGTTATACGCTGGTCGTCGAGTACCTCGGCGCCAACCTCATGAACACCGACAAGCTGAAGGCCTTCTCCTTCACGCTGTCGATGGGCGCCATGGTGGGATTGATCACCATCACTGGCGGGATGCGCGGCCTGGTCGAACGGGTACTCCCCTGGGCGCAAACGCGCCGTGGCGGCCAGATCTTGATCTCGGTCTTGGGCTTGGCGATCTTCTTCGACGACTACGCCAACATGCTGCTGTTGGGCGGCACGACCCGTTCGCTGGCGGATCGCCTGAAGATCTCCCGCGAGAAGCTGGCGTTCTTGATCGACTCGACTGCAGCGCCAGTCGCTGGGCTCGCGCTCGTTTCGACCTGGGTCGCCGTCGAAATCGACTACATCGGCGAAGGACTGACCAACCTGCCGAGCGATCTCGGCATCGAGCCGATTCAACTCTTCCTGACGAGCATCCCCTACCGCTTTTATCCGCTGTGGGCCTTGCTATTCGTCTTTCTGGTCGCGGGACTCGATCGCGACTATGGGCCGATGCTGACCGCCGAACGGAAACGGCTGGAGGAAGAGCCGAGCGACGATCAATTGTTTGACGCGCCGCAGGAGACGTCCGGCGTCACCAGCCACTGGCTCAATGCGGCGCTGCCGATCTTGACCACCGTCGGCATGGTCACCTGGTGGCTTTATTACTCCGGCTCAATCGCGGTCCAGCAAGCTGGCATCGAGCCGACCTGGGCCAACATCTTCGGCAAGGCCAGCTCGTACGACGCATTGATCTACGGCGCGATCGCGGGCAACGCCGTCGCCCTGCTGATGATTTTGCCGCAGCGGATTGTCCCACCGCCGAAGGTCTTTTGGGGCATGCTGAAGGGAGCGATCGCGATGACGCCGGCGCTGGCCATTCTTTGGCTTTCTGGCGCCCTGGCGGCAACGACCAGCGACAAAGAATGGGGCCTGGGAACCGGTCTCTACCTGGCCGATCTGACCAGCGGCGCGATACCGCTCTGGCTGCTGCCGACGGTGACGTTTCTCGTTTCGGCGGCGATGGCCTTCTCGACCGGCACCAGTTGGGGCACCATGGGGATCGTGATGCCGCTGGCGATTCCGCTGACTTACAACTTGATGGTCGGCGCTGAACTCTCGCCGACGGATTCGCCGCTGCTCGCCGCGGTGGTCGGCACAGTGCTGGCTGGCGCGATCTTCGGCGATCACTGCTCGCCGCTATCAGACACGACGATCCTTTCTTCCCAATCGTGCGGGTGCAATCACATCGCGCACGTTAACACGCAAATGCCGTACGCGGTGACGGTGGGCGTGTTGACGATCGTGCTTGGCACGATTCCGGTGGCGATCGGCTTTCCGATCTGGCCCTGCCATTTGCTGGGTGCGATAGCATTGGTAGCGATCTTGCTTTGTCTCGGAAAGAGACAGGCTTGA
- a CDS encoding sensor histidine kinase, giving the protein MLQSASEDDPLVGRLLDALLAELSPELREQVAAQLQTSATLSQAWSTLFRDAKLAALKQLAYGASHEINNPLANIASRAQSLLREESDPERRRQLATIYAQAMRGHAMIADLMSFARPAEPQFAPFDVVIAISEVIDSLKLTAAAQSTSICFHAPPTVTLIADRVQISAAVAAAIENSLEAITSDGEIVVTIASQEDGCLITIADSGPGAPTEVRNQAFDPFYSGREAGRGLGFGLTKCWTIAQSHHGTVSFQNVDKQGAQLCLQIPWNLSTVGHEKAD; this is encoded by the coding sequence ATGCTGCAATCCGCTTCTGAGGATGATCCGCTGGTCGGGCGTTTGCTCGACGCTTTGCTGGCGGAATTGTCGCCAGAGTTGCGCGAGCAAGTAGCTGCCCAGTTGCAAACCAGCGCTACGCTGTCCCAGGCCTGGTCGACGCTCTTTCGCGACGCCAAGCTGGCCGCGCTGAAACAGTTGGCCTACGGAGCCAGCCACGAGATCAACAATCCGCTGGCCAACATCGCCAGTCGGGCCCAGTCGCTGCTGCGGGAAGAAAGCGATCCCGAGCGTCGCCGGCAATTGGCGACCATCTACGCGCAAGCGATGCGCGGGCATGCGATGATCGCCGACTTGATGTCGTTCGCCCGACCTGCCGAGCCGCAGTTCGCTCCGTTTGACGTCGTGATTGCCATCAGCGAGGTGATCGATTCCCTCAAATTAACTGCCGCCGCGCAGTCGACCTCGATTTGCTTTCACGCGCCTCCCACCGTCACGCTGATCGCCGATCGGGTGCAGATCTCTGCGGCCGTCGCCGCCGCCATCGAAAACAGCCTGGAGGCCATCACCAGCGATGGCGAAATCGTCGTCACCATCGCGTCCCAAGAAGACGGCTGCTTGATTACAATCGCTGATAGCGGACCCGGCGCCCCCACCGAGGTTCGCAATCAAGCGTTCGATCCCTTCTATTCTGGTCGCGAAGCAGGTCGCGGTCTGGGCTTCGGCCTGACCAAATGCTGGACGATCGCCCAATCCCATCATGGCACGGTATCTTTTCAAAATGTCGACAAGCAAGGAGCGCAGCTTTGCCTGCAGATCCCCTGGAATTTGTCGACCGTCGGCCATGAGAAAGCGGATTGA
- a CDS encoding response regulator transcription factor, producing MRENGIPTDALESGKRKVLIVDDDQDLVELMVDAFERDGRFEIKTANNGFDAGMLVKEFHPDIVVLDIMLPDINGKEVCQRVRGDRTMEDVKILCISGMVEQDKVSDLKDAGANDFIQKPFSVEALLDRACSMLDLESVTSM from the coding sequence ATGAGAGAAAACGGCATTCCGACCGACGCGTTGGAAAGCGGTAAGCGGAAGGTGTTGATCGTCGACGATGACCAGGATTTGGTCGAATTGATGGTCGATGCGTTTGAACGAGACGGGCGTTTCGAGATCAAGACCGCCAACAACGGTTTTGACGCCGGCATGCTCGTCAAAGAGTTCCACCCGGACATCGTCGTCCTCGACATTATGCTTCCCGATATCAATGGCAAGGAAGTTTGCCAGCGCGTTCGGGGAGACCGCACCATGGAGGACGTCAAAATTCTCTGCATCAGCGGTATGGTCGAGCAGGATAAGGTCTCGGACCTAAAAGACGCCGGCGCCAACGATTTCATCCAGAAGCCGTTCTCGGTCGAAGCGCTGCTCGACCGGGCCTGCAGCATGCTGGACCTGGAATCGGTAACGTCGATGTAA